In the Granulosicoccus antarcticus IMCC3135 genome, ACGCGATGTGATGCTGACAGTCGTTCCGTCAAGTGCCGCCTTGCGAGAGTTGGCATCTGCCAGAGCTTCAGCTTGTTGCTTCTCAAGCTCGGCACGTCGCTGTTGAAATGCTTCGATATTGTCAGGTGTTGCCATTTCAGCTTTGCCTTGTGGCAGCAGAAAGTTGCGGGCAAAACCGGATTTCACATCTACAAGATCACCCAGCAGGCCTACCTTGTCGATTTTCTCAAGCAGTATGACTTGCATTATAAATTCTCCAATCAAACATTCTTGGTACGCCGGAGGCCGAACAGACAATCTGCCAGACCCAGCGCCGCCAGTAAAAGCAAAGTTTGCGGTAGCAATAACAGCACGTATATTCCGTGCAGCCAGTATCGATGCATACCGCGTAGTTTGACCAACGCGTGAGTCACGGCCAGTCCTTGAACAAAAAATACATAAATCACGATCATCGCTATGGCACTAGCCAAGGACCCGCTCGCGAAGAAACACATCAGAACCACCAACACACCGATGAGAGCTGCATTGAACCCCAGTGAAAGCTCATGGAATTCTTTCTGAAACCCACCCGGATTGAACAAACGTGCCTGCCAGGAGCGTGCAAAAAACAAAGCTCCCAGTGCGATACAAAAAATCGACTCACCGAGCACTCCTGTCAGCATCTGAGCCACAACATCGATGAGTGCCTCTTTCTGCTCGGCACTCAGCGCTGCGGATGATTCGCCCTGCTCCATGACGACAGCACCCAGCACCTTGGATGATTCGCCCTGCTCCAAGGCAGCGGCGCCTGAGCTACCGTACTGAGACTTCCAGAATTCAGCACTGTCGCCGGTTATCATCGTCAATCCAACGACAACGAAGACACAACACAGGCCAATTGACAGAATTGCCTTATCCAATCCGGCATTTCTAGCCAGCACCATCGCTGCCAATATTGTTGCCAATATCGCCGGCAACCAGAGAAGAGTGGGTACCAGTGGTATCAGATTCGTTGATTGATTCAGCACCATGGACACCACAATCAATAGAACCAGACACCCGCCTGCTACCTGCAACACCGCGCTTTCACCTCGTCTTAAAACAACAAAGGCTAGCACTGCAGCACTGGCAACCAGACAGATCATAGTCACAAGACTGCTGAGCACCAAAAGACCTAATGAGAGACCAGCCCCCATAAGGACAGGTAACCACAGTGCAGATAACAATAATGCAGCAGCCAGTCCCGTAGCGATAAAAGGGCCACGATCAGCAATTTTCGCTAGACCTATCAACTGCTCGAACCCCTATCGCAACGTTCTATCAAATTTGCCCCAGACGGGCCAGATTCAGTTCTTGAGAAATATCGACAGCTCACCCTGGAATGGGAGAACTGTCAGAAATGAATTTACCTAGCCTTAATCCGGCAACAAAAAACCTACTCAGTGTTGGTCAGTGTAAGGCAGCAAGGCAACGTAACGTGCCCGCTTGATGGCAGTTGCCAATTGACGCTGGTAACGAGCTTTAGTACCTGTAATACGGCTAGGTACAATCTTTCCAGTTTCAGTGACAAAACCCTTGAGCAGTTCAAGGTCTTTGTAATCGATTTCAGTGATGCCTTCGGCAGTGAAACGGCAATATTTACGACGACGGAAATAACGTGACATTTAAATTCTCCTGGCTAAATCAGTCAGCGGCTGCTGCGGGCGCTGCGGGTGCTGCTGCTGGTTCAGCATCAGAGCTTGAATCATCATCACCCGTGCGGGTACGACGCTCTTCATCACCACGTGACTCATCTTTCTTGATCAGATGCGACGCTTCAACAACTGCATTATCTTGCAGAAGAACCATATGACGAATAACTGCGTCATTAAATTTGAACGCGCTGGTGAGTTCGTCAAGAGCCTGCTGACCACACTCGATATTCAACAGTGTGTAGTGGGCTTTGTAGATCTTGTTGATTGGGTAGGCAAGCTGCCGACGGCCCCAATCTTCCTGACGGTGAATAACACCGTCTTGAGCTTCAATGATGCCACGATATCTTTCGATCATCGCAGGCACCT is a window encoding:
- the rpsF gene encoding 30S ribosomal protein S6, encoding MRHYEIVFLVHPDQSEQVPAMIERYRGIIEAQDGVIHRQEDWGRRQLAYPINKIYKAHYTLLNIECGQQALDELTSAFKFNDAVIRHMVLLQDNAVVEASHLIKKDESRGDEERRTRTGDDDSSSDAEPAAAPAAPAAAAD
- the rplI gene encoding 50S ribosomal protein L9, with amino-acid sequence MQVILLEKIDKVGLLGDLVDVKSGFARNFLLPQGKAEMATPDNIEAFQQRRAELEKQQAEALADANSRKAALDGTTVSITSRAGSEGKLFGSIGSDEIRAAFEAAGQAVDKKEIRLSEGPLRNVGEHTVTLHLHPEVNADVIVNVVGEEV
- the rpsR gene encoding 30S ribosomal protein S18 — translated: MSRYFRRRKYCRFTAEGITEIDYKDLELLKGFVTETGKIVPSRITGTKARYQRQLATAIKRARYVALLPYTDQH